From a single Accipiter gentilis chromosome 32, bAccGen1.1, whole genome shotgun sequence genomic region:
- the U2AF1 gene encoding splicing factor U2AF 35 kDa subunit isoform X5, translating to MQEHYDEFFEEVFTEMEEKYGEVEEMNVCDNLGDHLVGNVYVKFRREEDAEKAVIDLNNRWFNGQPIHAELSPVTDFREACCRQYEMGECTRGGFCNFMHLKPISRELRRELYGRRRKKHRSRSRSRERRSRSRDRGRGGGGGGGGGRERDRRRSRDRERSGRF from the exons ATGCAGGAACATTATGATGAATTCTTTGAG GAGGTCTtcacagaaatggaagaaaaatatggtGAAGTTGAGGAGATGAATGTTTGTGATAACCTTGGTGATCATCTAGTTGGAAATGTATACGTAAAG tttCGCCGTGAAGAAGATGCGGAAAAGGCTGTGATTGACCTGAACAATCGCTGGTTTAATGGACAGCCCATTCATGCTGAGCTTTCACCTGTGACTGACTTCAGAGAGGCCTGTTGCCGTCAATATGAAATGGG AGAGTGTACACGAGGAGGTTTCTGCAACTTTATGCATTTGAAGCCCATTTCTCGAGAGTTAAGACGTGAGTTGTATGGGCGGCGTCGTAAAAA GCATAGATCCAGGTCAAGGTCCCGTGAACGTCGGTCTAGATCCAGAGATCGTGGtcgtggaggtggtggtggtggaggaggaggacgtGAACGTGATAGGAGGCGGTCAAGAGATCGTGAAAGATCTGGTCGATTCTGA
- the U2AF1 gene encoding splicing factor U2AF 35 kDa subunit isoform X4 — METDVLGCTTNQHLARQLDFKKNGTNTILIQNIYRNPQNSAQTADGSHCAVSDVEMQEHYDEFFEEVFTEMEEKYGEVEEMNVCDNLGDHLVGNVYVKFRREEDAEKAVIDLNNRWFNGQPIHAELSPVTDFREACCRQYEMGECTRGGFCNFMHLKPISRELRRELYGRRRKKHRSRSRSRERRSRSRDRGRGGGGGGGGGRERDRRRSRDRERSGRF, encoded by the exons ACAACTTGATTTTAAGAAGAACGGTACAAAT ACCATCTTGATTCAAAACATCTATCGTAACCCCCAAAACAGTGCACAGACGGCTGACGGCTCACACT GTGCTGTGAGCGATGTTGAGATGCAGGAACATTATGATGAATTCTTTGAG GAGGTCTtcacagaaatggaagaaaaatatggtGAAGTTGAGGAGATGAATGTTTGTGATAACCTTGGTGATCATCTAGTTGGAAATGTATACGTAAAG tttCGCCGTGAAGAAGATGCGGAAAAGGCTGTGATTGACCTGAACAATCGCTGGTTTAATGGACAGCCCATTCATGCTGAGCTTTCACCTGTGACTGACTTCAGAGAGGCCTGTTGCCGTCAATATGAAATGGG AGAGTGTACACGAGGAGGTTTCTGCAACTTTATGCATTTGAAGCCCATTTCTCGAGAGTTAAGACGTGAGTTGTATGGGCGGCGTCGTAAAAA GCATAGATCCAGGTCAAGGTCCCGTGAACGTCGGTCTAGATCCAGAGATCGTGGtcgtggaggtggtggtggtggaggaggaggacgtGAACGTGATAGGAGGCGGTCAAGAGATCGTGAAAGATCTGGTCGATTCTGA